One Oncorhynchus keta strain PuntledgeMale-10-30-2019 chromosome 23, Oket_V2, whole genome shotgun sequence DNA segment encodes these proteins:
- the nol7 gene encoding nucleolar protein 7, giving the protein MAENLLMKSPSSSNKFNSANMTDDFQLHLDSSDDDAPEEVTFEESKASALQSMKNALETSKREKDLLKEKRRKRQELFQEQKKRRLLPAHILEEIATAPSKKQKLPGDQAVSNREGASCSWEEGRKGSKEGYEKGTKKGFKGNIRSLKGNYSVMRVADQSSTNSQQQTAMDFIQARLYGPGSRRTTNNELLSLQNKRGPNKSAAMQFVNKKWGTEKKAKAEKLKKQWIQKRKVPSS; this is encoded by the exons ATGGCGGAAAACCTGCTCATGAAATCTCCTTCGTCCTCAAATAAATTCAATAGTGCAAACATGACGGATGATTTTCAATTACATCTCGACTCAAGCGACGACGACGCTCCAGAAGAGGTGACCTTCGAAGAGTCAAAGGCTTCTGCTCTACAGAGCATGAAAAATGCGTTGGAGACATCCAAAAG AGAAAAGGATTTGCTCAAAGAAAAGCGAAGGAAGAGACAGGAACTGTTTCAAGAACAGAAG AAAAGAAGACTTCTCCCTGCACATATTCTAGAAGAAATTGCCACAGCTCCATCAAA AAAACAGAAGCTACCTGGAGATCAAG CTGTAAGCAACCGTGAAGGGGCAAGCTGTTCATGGGAGGAGGGGCGCAAAGGATCGAAAGAAGGGTATGAGAAAGGGACGAAGAAAGGATTCAAGGGAAATATCCGGAG TCTGAAGGGTAACTACAGCGTAATGAGGGTGGCGGACCAATCTTCAACCAACTCCCAACAGCAGACAGCCATGGATTTCATACAGGCCAGACTGTATGGCCCGGGAAGTCGGAGGACGACAA ACAATGAACTTCTCTCCCTTCAAAATAAGAGAGGCCCAAATAAAAGTGCGGCCATGCAGTTTGTGAATAAGAAATGGG GCACAGAGAAGAAAGCAAAGGCGGAGAAGTTGAAGAAGCAATGGATTCAGAAACGGAAGGTTCCCTCAAGCTGA